Proteins from a single region of Flavobacterium sp. K5-23:
- a CDS encoding FUSC family protein produces the protein MTNKDLSELTDQELLEEAKKTRSFSITNALIIGVLVGMIFYSIVKNSWGMLTLIPLYFIYKMINDPKNKRSKDVEELLKVRNLK, from the coding sequence ATGACAAACAAAGACCTTTCAGAATTGACTGACCAAGAATTATTAGAGGAAGCAAAAAAAACGAGATCATTTTCCATCACTAATGCTTTGATTATTGGAGTTTTAGTGGGAATGATATTTTATAGTATTGTTAAAAACAGTTGGGGAATGCTTACGTTAATCCCTTTGTATTTTATCTACAAAATGATTAATGACCCTAAAAACAAAAGAAGTAAAGACGTGGAAGAACTTTTAAAGGTACGCAATTTGAAATAA
- a CDS encoding M3 family metallopeptidase, with protein sequence MTNPLLQKSELQYQAPPFNLIKDEHFKPAFEYALNSHDNEIDKIANNPAKATFQNTVLALEISGIDLSRATSAFYNLTGANTNPTLQDIEAEYAPIFSAHNDKIYLNSKLYKRFKAINLNSLKGEDKKLTEYYLQLFELAGANLSEADKDKMKKINGELASLGTLFGNKLLTARKNGAVLFDNTTDLAGLSANEIAAAKASATEAGQDGKYLIGLLNTTQQPLLSSLSNRATREKLFKSSWTRAEKNDDGDTREVLEKMARLRLQKANLMGKKNYAEWKLQDQMAKTPAVAMDLLAKIATPAVAKAKVEAKEIQDLIDSQNGGFKLEPWDWDFYSEQVRKAKYDLDESQIKPYFELTTVLEKGVFFAAKKMYGITFKERKDLPVYNQDVVAYEVFGNDGKSIAIYYLDFYTRDNKSGGAWMNNFVNQSHFLKQKPVIVNVYNFSKPANDNPSLISFDDVTTLFHEFGHTLHGLFADQNYTSLSGTSVPRDYVEFPSQINEHAALDPEVLKNYAIHYKTKEAIPQELIDKIKKADTFNKGYVVTELLAASTLDMAWHSVEKESDFKPTLVFENEALQKYGLLVNEVPTRYHTPYFAHIWSGGYSAGYYAYTWSKTLDYNAFDWMQANGGMTRENCERFRKYILSVGNSVDLNKAFKDFIGHEMKIEPYLRNAGLSDK encoded by the coding sequence ATGACGAATCCTCTTTTACAAAAAAGTGAGTTGCAGTATCAAGCTCCGCCTTTTAATTTAATTAAAGACGAGCATTTTAAACCCGCTTTTGAATATGCTCTAAACAGCCATGATAATGAAATAGATAAAATTGCTAATAATCCGGCAAAGGCTACTTTTCAAAATACCGTTCTGGCACTGGAAATTAGTGGAATCGATTTAAGTAGGGCAACAAGCGCTTTTTATAACTTAACGGGTGCCAATACAAATCCAACATTACAAGATATAGAAGCTGAATATGCGCCTATATTTTCAGCTCATAATGATAAAATTTATCTAAACTCCAAGCTGTACAAACGATTTAAAGCGATTAATTTAAATAGTCTGAAAGGTGAAGATAAAAAACTAACCGAATATTACTTGCAGTTGTTTGAATTGGCAGGAGCTAATTTATCCGAAGCTGATAAGGATAAAATGAAAAAAATCAATGGGGAATTAGCCAGTTTAGGAACCCTTTTTGGTAACAAATTGTTAACCGCTAGAAAAAACGGAGCCGTTTTATTTGATAATACAACTGATTTAGCTGGATTAAGTGCTAATGAAATTGCTGCGGCAAAAGCAAGTGCTACCGAGGCGGGCCAAGACGGGAAATATTTAATAGGTTTATTGAATACAACTCAACAACCTTTATTGTCTAGTTTAAGCAATAGAGCGACAAGAGAAAAATTATTTAAATCATCATGGACACGCGCTGAGAAAAACGACGATGGAGACACGCGTGAAGTATTGGAAAAAATGGCACGATTGCGTTTGCAAAAAGCAAATTTAATGGGCAAGAAAAATTATGCTGAATGGAAATTGCAAGATCAAATGGCCAAAACTCCAGCAGTTGCAATGGATTTATTAGCAAAAATAGCTACGCCTGCTGTCGCAAAAGCAAAAGTAGAGGCCAAAGAAATTCAGGATTTAATTGATTCACAAAACGGTGGATTTAAATTAGAGCCTTGGGATTGGGATTTTTACTCTGAACAAGTTCGTAAAGCTAAATACGATTTAGATGAAAGCCAAATCAAACCTTATTTTGAACTAACGACTGTTTTAGAAAAAGGGGTGTTTTTTGCAGCCAAAAAAATGTATGGTATTACCTTTAAGGAAAGAAAAGATTTACCGGTTTATAATCAAGATGTAGTGGCTTACGAAGTTTTTGGAAACGACGGAAAATCTATAGCTATTTATTATTTGGATTTTTATACAAGGGACAACAAAAGCGGAGGAGCCTGGATGAATAATTTTGTAAATCAGTCCCATTTTTTAAAACAAAAACCAGTAATTGTAAATGTCTATAATTTTTCAAAACCAGCTAATGATAATCCTTCATTAATCAGTTTTGATGATGTAACAACGCTATTTCATGAGTTTGGACATACCTTACACGGTTTGTTTGCAGATCAAAATTACACCAGTCTTTCAGGAACATCAGTACCTCGTGATTATGTGGAATTCCCTTCTCAAATCAATGAACATGCAGCATTAGACCCAGAAGTTTTGAAAAATTATGCTATTCATTACAAAACTAAGGAAGCAATTCCACAAGAATTAATCGATAAAATTAAAAAGGCAGATACTTTTAATAAAGGTTATGTAGTAACTGAATTGTTAGCCGCTTCAACCCTGGATATGGCTTGGCATAGTGTGGAAAAAGAATCCGATTTCAAGCCAACATTGGTTTTCGAAAATGAAGCGCTTCAAAAATACGGTTTGTTAGTAAATGAAGTTCCTACGAGATACCACACACCTTATTTTGCGCACATTTGGAGTGGAGGATATTCAGCTGGTTATTATGCTTACACTTGGTCAAAAACATTAGATTATAATGCTTTCGACTGGATGCAGGCTAACGGCGGTATGACTAGAGAAAACTGTGAGCGTTTTAGAAAATACATTTTATCTGTTGGGAATAGTGTTGATTTAAACAAAGCATTTAAAGATTTCATAGGACACGAGATGAAAATTGAACCTTATTTGAGAAATGCAGGACTATCTGACAAATAA
- a CDS encoding DUF1569 domain-containing protein: protein MNSIFDKTANESMLMRIKSLTPNNQAKWGKMTADQMCKHCISVIDVPFGTQELKVNFLMRFLGKILKEKILNSKFKKNSLTAKEFIISSNYDFETVKKELIEKFSRFSENKNSIVVMNHPFWGKMTYEDWDKLMWNHLDHHLKQFGI, encoded by the coding sequence ATGAATTCTATTTTTGATAAAACAGCAAACGAATCAATGCTTATGAGAATCAAATCTCTTACCCCTAACAATCAAGCAAAATGGGGAAAAATGACTGCTGACCAAATGTGCAAGCATTGTATAAGTGTAATTGACGTTCCTTTTGGCACACAAGAACTAAAAGTCAATTTCTTAATGCGGTTTTTAGGTAAAATACTGAAAGAAAAAATCTTAAATAGCAAATTCAAAAAAAACAGTCTAACCGCAAAAGAGTTTATTATAAGTTCAAACTACGATTTTGAAACTGTCAAAAAAGAATTAATTGAAAAATTCAGTCGCTTTTCTGAAAATAAAAATTCAATTGTAGTGATGAACCACCCGTTTTGGGGAAAAATGACTTACGAAGATTGGGATAAATTAATGTGGAACCATTTAGACCATCACTTGAAGCAATTTGGTATTTAA
- a CDS encoding M14 family zinc carboxypeptidase, protein MRFLFYFAFLLSFAVTAQQQKEQPTLDYYLPKNVSYNKNIPTPKSVFNFELGEMHTDHTQLAYYMKEVAKASDRIAIETTGFTFENRPLQLLTISSPKNLARLKEINEQHLENLTANNNQKNASDMPIVVYLGYSIHGNESSGSGAAIALAYYLAACESPELEKTLENTIILLDPCFNPDGIQRFSTWVNSNKSTNLVTDPNDREFNEGWPRGRFNHYLFDMNRDWLPVQLPESQARIKTFRKWMPNVLCDFHEMGTNSTYFFQPGEPSRTNPLTPELNQKLTLKIAGFHAKALDKIGSSYFIEENYDDFYYGKGSSYPDINGSIGILFEQASSRGHAQESANGIITFPFTIRNQFTTSLSTLQATSEMRTELLEYQRNFYSNARSESKNSKVKGYVIGDEKDATRVNELAKILNQHKIEMLELKEDITINNKKFNKNLSYIIPIEQQNTKLINAIFDRQTKFKDSLFYDISAWSFDLAFNVNFEGVNSLSQAGGKYVPNLKSGIVSKKSDIGYLVEWTDHKSPKFLYQLLSKGLRVKTTKKPFIHSGKPFSYGSLFLPIQNQEMNSDEIHKYLNEIIKEYTFDITGVETGFTEGINLGNPNFETLSLPKVAMLVGKGVDPSDAGEIWHMFDQKAAMPLTKIDVDQLQGINLNKYTTLILVDGNYSSLSQKTTTKIEQWVQNGGTLIGYQNAIKWLNESKLIEVTLKTNKSDAKNVSFEQIDDHNGAQLIAGAIFETKLDLSHPINFGMPRNKMPLFRNTSIIIEPNKNSFNNPIQYTKNPLLSGYISKPNSELLKETVPFQSIKKGDGKILIFTDNTNFRAFWLGTEKLFWNAIFFSKMM, encoded by the coding sequence ATGAGATTCCTATTTTACTTCGCTTTCCTTTTGAGCTTTGCAGTTACTGCTCAGCAACAAAAAGAACAACCTACTTTAGATTATTATCTACCTAAAAATGTCAGCTATAACAAAAACATCCCTACCCCAAAAAGCGTTTTTAATTTTGAATTAGGAGAAATGCATACTGACCACACGCAATTAGCTTACTATATGAAAGAGGTTGCAAAAGCTTCTGATAGAATTGCAATTGAAACTACGGGGTTTACATTTGAAAACAGACCGTTACAGCTTCTTACTATTTCGAGTCCAAAAAATCTTGCACGATTAAAAGAAATTAATGAACAACATCTAGAAAATCTAACGGCTAACAATAATCAGAAAAACGCATCTGATATGCCAATAGTGGTCTATTTAGGGTATTCAATTCACGGTAACGAATCCAGTGGATCCGGAGCAGCAATTGCTCTAGCCTACTATCTTGCGGCTTGTGAGAGTCCAGAGCTTGAAAAAACATTAGAAAACACCATCATTTTATTAGACCCTTGTTTTAACCCTGATGGAATTCAACGCTTTTCAACTTGGGTAAACAGCAATAAAAGCACCAACTTAGTTACGGACCCTAATGACCGTGAATTCAATGAAGGATGGCCAAGAGGACGATTCAACCATTATTTATTTGATATGAATAGAGACTGGCTGCCTGTTCAGCTTCCAGAAAGTCAAGCACGTATTAAAACATTTAGAAAATGGATGCCAAATGTTTTATGTGATTTCCACGAAATGGGAACAAATTCAACTTACTTTTTTCAGCCGGGAGAACCTAGTCGCACCAACCCACTTACGCCTGAATTAAATCAAAAACTTACACTTAAAATTGCAGGTTTTCATGCAAAAGCATTAGACAAAATAGGCAGTTCTTATTTTATCGAAGAAAACTATGATGATTTTTATTACGGTAAAGGTTCATCATATCCTGACATAAACGGATCGATAGGAATTTTATTTGAACAGGCAAGTTCAAGAGGTCACGCTCAGGAAAGTGCAAATGGTATCATCACTTTCCCGTTTACTATCAGGAACCAGTTCACTACTAGTTTGTCCACTTTACAAGCTACATCTGAAATGAGAACAGAGCTTCTTGAATACCAACGCAATTTTTATTCGAATGCAAGATCAGAAAGTAAAAACAGTAAAGTAAAAGGATACGTTATTGGTGACGAAAAAGATGCTACTCGAGTAAATGAATTGGCAAAAATTTTAAATCAGCATAAAATTGAGATGTTAGAATTAAAAGAAGACATCACAATAAATAACAAAAAGTTCAATAAAAACTTAAGCTATATCATCCCTATTGAGCAACAAAACACAAAACTTATTAATGCTATTTTTGACAGACAAACAAAATTCAAAGACAGCTTGTTTTATGATATATCAGCTTGGAGTTTTGATTTGGCTTTCAATGTAAATTTTGAAGGTGTCAATTCACTTTCTCAGGCGGGAGGAAAATATGTCCCAAATTTAAAATCAGGTATTGTAAGCAAGAAAAGTGATATTGGGTATCTTGTCGAATGGACAGATCATAAATCTCCAAAATTTTTATACCAATTGCTTTCAAAAGGATTGCGTGTAAAAACAACAAAAAAACCGTTTATACATAGCGGAAAACCATTTTCTTATGGAAGTTTATTTCTTCCTATTCAAAATCAGGAAATGAATTCGGATGAAATTCACAAATATCTAAATGAGATTATAAAAGAATATACATTTGATATTACAGGGGTGGAAACAGGATTTACTGAAGGAATCAATCTAGGTAACCCAAACTTCGAAACACTTTCTTTGCCTAAAGTCGCAATGCTTGTTGGTAAAGGTGTGGACCCATCAGATGCTGGAGAAATCTGGCATATGTTTGACCAAAAAGCAGCTATGCCATTAACAAAAATAGATGTCGACCAACTTCAAGGTATAAACTTAAATAAGTACACAACTTTGATTTTAGTTGACGGGAATTATTCAAGTTTGTCTCAAAAAACGACAACTAAAATAGAACAATGGGTTCAAAATGGAGGAACACTTATTGGGTATCAAAACGCAATAAAATGGCTTAATGAATCTAAATTAATTGAAGTTACTTTAAAGACAAATAAATCAGACGCAAAAAACGTAAGCTTCGAACAAATAGATGATCATAATGGAGCTCAACTGATTGCCGGAGCCATATTTGAAACAAAATTAGATTTATCGCACCCAATAAATTTTGGAATGCCAAGAAACAAAATGCCTCTGTTTAGAAATACTTCTATTATTATCGAACCTAATAAAAACAGTTTCAACAATCCAATTCAATACACGAAAAACCCATTGTTAAGTGGATACATATCAAAACCAAATTCTGAATTATTAAAAGAAACAGTTCCGTTTCAATCCATAAAAAAAGGAGATGGTAAAATCTTGATATTTACTGACAACACTAATTTCAGAGCTTTTTGGTTGGGAACGGAAAAGTTGTTTTGGAACGCTATTTTCTTTAGTAAAATGATGTAG
- the trmD gene encoding tRNA (guanosine(37)-N1)-methyltransferase TrmD yields MRIDIVTVLPDLLRSPFEASIMKRAIDKGLVEVHFHNLRDYTTNRQKSVDDYPYGGGAGMVMTVQPIDACITHLKSERTYDEIIYMSPDGETLNQKMANTMSMYENIIILCGHYKGVDQRVRDHFITKEISIGDYVLSGGELGALVLSDALIRLIPGVLSDETSALTDSFQDGLLSGPIYTRPADYKGWKVPEVLTGGNFAKIDKWREDMAYEHTKNRRPDLLED; encoded by the coding sequence ATGCGTATTGATATTGTTACCGTTTTACCTGATTTACTAAGAAGCCCCTTTGAAGCCTCAATTATGAAGCGTGCAATTGACAAAGGACTTGTAGAAGTTCATTTTCATAACCTTCGTGATTACACTACTAACAGACAGAAAAGTGTGGATGATTATCCATATGGTGGTGGCGCAGGAATGGTAATGACAGTACAACCAATTGATGCTTGTATCACGCACTTGAAAAGCGAAAGAACCTACGATGAAATTATTTATATGTCACCGGACGGGGAAACTTTAAACCAGAAAATGGCCAACACCATGTCGATGTATGAGAATATCATCATCTTATGTGGTCATTATAAAGGAGTAGATCAAAGAGTTCGCGATCATTTTATTACCAAGGAAATATCAATTGGAGATTATGTATTATCTGGTGGAGAATTAGGCGCATTAGTTTTATCTGATGCATTAATAAGACTTATCCCTGGAGTTTTGAGCGATGAAACCTCAGCATTGACAGATAGTTTTCAAGATGGATTATTATCAGGACCTATATACACTCGACCTGCAGATTACAAAGGCTGGAAAGTTCCCGAGGTTTTAACTGGTGGGAATTTTGCCAAAATAGACAAATGGCGTGAGGATATGGCTTATGAACATACAAAGAACAGACGCCCAGATTTATTAGAAGATTAA
- the rplS gene encoding 50S ribosomal protein L19 produces the protein MADLMKFVKDELVVKKDFPVFAAGDTITVYYEIKEGEKTRTQFFKGVVIQRRGSGNTETFTIRKMSGAIGVERIFPVNLPALQKVEINKKGAVRRARIFYFRELTGKKAKIKDKRR, from the coding sequence ATGGCAGATTTAATGAAATTCGTTAAAGACGAATTAGTTGTAAAAAAAGACTTTCCTGTTTTCGCAGCTGGTGATACTATCACTGTATACTACGAAATTAAAGAGGGTGAAAAAACTAGAACACAGTTTTTCAAAGGAGTTGTAATTCAAAGAAGAGGTTCTGGTAATACAGAAACTTTTACTATTCGTAAAATGTCAGGTGCTATTGGTGTAGAGCGTATCTTCCCAGTTAACTTGCCAGCTTTACAAAAAGTTGAAATCAACAAAAAAGGTGCAGTTCGTAGAGCTAGAATTTTCTACTTCAGAGAACTTACTGGTAAAAAAGCAAAAATTAAAGACAAAAGAAGATAG
- a CDS encoding NADP-dependent isocitrate dehydrogenase, which produces MTEKSKIVYTLTDEAPLLATYSFLPIVKAFTSTSGIDIETRDISLAGRILANFPEFLKEDQKVGDALSEMGQLATSPEANIIKLPNISASVPQLKEAIAELQAHGYAIPNFVEEPQDKAENEIKKKYSKILGSAVNPVLREGNSDRRAPKAVKNYAKVNPHSMGAWSADSKTEVASMDNGDFYGSEKSITITDATDVKIEFVAENGTTTVLKESTPLKVGEIIDSSVMNLNALKAFVIKAIAEAKKNNVLLSVHLKATMMKVSDPIIFGAIVEVYFASVFEKYAALFDELGVNTKNGLGDVYAKIAGHPMQVEVEAALTQAIENGPALAMVNSDKGITNLHVPSDVIVDASMPAMIRTSGQMYNIDGKQQDTLAIIPDRSYAGVYSATIDFCKKNGAFDPTTMGSVPNVGLMAQKAEEYGSHDKTFQMSANGVVRVVDTKGTVLMEQAVEANDIFRMCQAKDAPIQDWVKLAVNRARLSSTPAVFWLDNNRAHDRELIVKVQNYLKDYDTTGLDIRILNPIEATHFTLDRIKEGLDTISVTGNVLRDYLTDLFPILELGTSAKMLSIVPLMNGGGLFETGAGGSAPKHVEQFTEEGYLRWDSLGEFLALGASLEHLGQTQNNPKALILADTLDEANDAFLKNDKSPARKVGQIDNRGSHFYLAMYWAQALAKQTKDAELQKEFSQIAKELTENEAKINEELIAAQGKPQNIGGYYQPNPELTSKAMRPSATLNAILAKLA; this is translated from the coding sequence ATGACAGAAAAATCCAAGATTGTTTACACCTTAACTGACGAAGCGCCTTTATTGGCAACTTATTCTTTTTTACCTATTGTAAAAGCATTTACTTCAACTTCAGGAATAGATATCGAAACTAGAGACATCTCACTAGCTGGTAGAATTTTAGCCAACTTCCCTGAATTCTTGAAAGAAGATCAAAAAGTGGGTGACGCTTTATCTGAAATGGGACAATTAGCCACTTCTCCAGAAGCAAACATCATAAAATTACCAAATATTTCAGCATCAGTTCCTCAATTAAAAGAAGCTATTGCTGAATTACAAGCACACGGATATGCTATCCCTAACTTCGTTGAAGAGCCACAAGACAAAGCTGAAAACGAAATAAAGAAAAAATATTCTAAAATTTTAGGATCTGCTGTAAACCCGGTTTTACGTGAAGGAAATTCAGACCGTAGAGCTCCTAAAGCAGTAAAAAACTACGCTAAAGTAAATCCGCACTCAATGGGCGCTTGGTCTGCTGACTCTAAAACAGAAGTAGCATCTATGGATAACGGTGATTTTTACGGAAGTGAAAAATCAATCACAATCACTGATGCAACTGATGTTAAAATTGAATTCGTAGCCGAAAATGGAACGACTACAGTTTTAAAAGAAAGCACTCCTCTAAAAGTAGGTGAGATAATCGACAGCTCGGTTATGAACTTAAATGCATTAAAAGCATTTGTTATAAAAGCAATTGCTGAGGCTAAGAAAAACAACGTTTTACTTTCAGTTCACTTGAAAGCTACAATGATGAAAGTTTCTGACCCAATTATTTTTGGTGCTATTGTAGAAGTTTACTTCGCATCAGTATTCGAAAAATATGCAGCTTTATTTGACGAACTAGGTGTTAATACAAAAAATGGATTAGGTGATGTTTATGCAAAAATTGCGGGACACCCAATGCAAGTTGAAGTTGAAGCTGCGTTAACTCAAGCAATTGAAAACGGACCAGCATTAGCTATGGTGAATTCTGATAAAGGAATCACAAACCTTCACGTACCTTCTGATGTAATTGTAGATGCTTCTATGCCAGCTATGATTCGTACTTCAGGTCAGATGTATAATATTGATGGTAAACAACAAGATACTCTAGCTATCATTCCAGACCGTAGTTATGCAGGAGTATATTCTGCCACTATTGATTTCTGTAAAAAGAATGGCGCTTTCGACCCTACAACAATGGGAAGTGTACCAAACGTAGGTTTGATGGCACAAAAAGCAGAAGAGTATGGTTCTCATGACAAAACATTCCAAATGTCAGCAAACGGAGTTGTTCGTGTTGTTGATACAAAAGGTACCGTTTTAATGGAACAGGCTGTTGAAGCAAATGATATTTTTAGAATGTGTCAAGCAAAAGACGCTCCTATTCAAGACTGGGTAAAACTAGCTGTAAACAGAGCCCGTTTGTCTAGCACACCTGCTGTATTCTGGTTAGATAACAACAGAGCTCACGATAGAGAACTAATCGTAAAAGTTCAGAACTATTTAAAAGACTACGATACTACAGGACTTGATATTCGTATTTTAAACCCAATTGAAGCTACTCATTTCACATTAGATAGAATCAAAGAAGGATTAGACACTATCTCTGTAACTGGAAACGTATTGCGTGACTACTTAACTGATTTATTCCCTATTCTTGAATTAGGAACTTCAGCTAAAATGTTATCAATCGTTCCATTGATGAATGGTGGTGGTTTATTTGAAACTGGTGCAGGTGGATCAGCTCCTAAGCACGTAGAACAATTTACTGAAGAAGGATATTTACGTTGGGATTCATTAGGAGAATTTCTTGCTCTAGGTGCTTCATTAGAACATTTAGGACAAACTCAAAATAATCCTAAGGCATTAATCCTAGCAGATACTCTTGACGAAGCTAATGATGCTTTCTTGAAAAATGATAAATCTCCTGCTCGTAAAGTAGGCCAAATTGACAACCGTGGTTCTCATTTTTACCTAGCGATGTATTGGGCACAGGCTTTGGCTAAACAAACTAAAGACGCTGAATTACAAAAAGAGTTTTCGCAAATTGCAAAAGAACTTACGGAGAACGAAGCTAAAATCAATGAAGAGTTGATCGCAGCGCAAGGAAAACCTCAAAATATTGGTGGTTACTACCAACCAAACCCAGAATTAACTAGTAAAGCAATGCGCCCTAGTGCAACATTAAATGCTATTTTAGCTAAATTAGCTTAA